The genomic DNA CCTCAAAAGAGGGCAGAGTTCATCGTGGCAAACAGATGGTTGGTAGGAAGGTTGAGAGAACTGGTAAACGGAGATCCTTTCCTCTCGAGAGAGTTTCTCGTGAAGAATGCAAGGGGAATAGGCTGGAAAGAGTCCAGCCACTTTCTTAGAAACGCAGGGGTAGAAGATCTTGCCATCTTAGACAAGCACGTTTTGAGATTGATGAAAACCCACGGGTTGATCGAAGAGTTCCCGAAAGGTTGGAGCAAGAGAAGGTACCTGTACACAGAGGACGTCCTAAGAAAAGTCGCAGAAGCGTTCCATGAACCTCTTGGAAAGCTAGATCTTTACCTGTGGTACCTCGTGAAAGGAAGGGTTGACAAATGAGGAGGTGAAAGGGTGAAAAAGTACGTCTGGATAGTTCTGGGAATCGTTCTAGGCATCTATCTACTGACCGGGATCTATCAGGTAGGACCGTCCGAGGTTGCTCTTCTCAAGACTTTTGGCAGATTCTCCTCTGTTGTTCCCTCTGGTATTCACTATCACCTGCCGTACCCCTTCCAGTCATACGTGACTGTTGATGTCACAACGGTGAGGAAGATAGAGATCGGTTTCAGAAGCGTTCAAATGGGCGACAGGATTTCTTATGAACCAGTTCCAGAAGAATCCGTCATGATCACTGGCGACAACAACCTTGTGAGTGTCGAAGCGGTTGTACAGTACAGGGTTAAAGATCCCGTGGCGTACGCCTTCAACATCACGGAAGCGGACTCGATCGTGAGGTTTACAACAGAATCCGTTCTCCGAGAAAAAGTAGCCATGAGAAGTATCGACGATGTACTCACCACTGGAAGAGACGAGATAGGGTTCGAGACGGCTCAAATGCTCCAGGAGATCCTTGACTCCTATAACTGCGGGGTGAAAGTGGAAAACGTCTACCTTCAAGAAGTAGTTCCTCCAGAACCCGTGGTGGATGCTTTCGACGACGTGAACAACGCGAGACAGGACAAAGAGCGTCTCATAAACGAGGCAAGAAAGTACGCCAACGATGTCATTCCCAAGGCTCAGGGGCAGGCTCAGGAGATCTTAAGACAAGCAGAAGCCTACGCTCAGGAAGTCTATCTGAAGGCGCTTGGAGAGGCAAAGAGATTCGAAGAGATACTGGAAGAATACACAAAAGCTCCAGAGATTACAAGAAAACGAATGCTTCTTGATGCCCTCCAGTCTATTCTTGAAAAAGCCGGCAACAAGGTTATCTTTGTAGGAAGTAGAGAGACCTTGAACGTTCTAAATATCTCTGACTTGCTGAAGGAGATGGGAAAATGAAGGCGTGGGTGTGGCCTTTGATGATCATATTGTTGATAGCCGGTGCGATCCTTGTTTTCTCCTCCTTCTATGTTCTCGATCAGACACAACAGGCAGTGGTGTTGAGATTTGGAAGGATCGTCTCGGTTGAAACAGAACCAGGGCTTCACTTTAAACAACCGTTTGTGGACAGTGTGGTACGGTTCGACAAGAGGATTCTGCTCTACGACATCGAACCAGAAAAGATCATAGCCTCCGACAAGAAAACTCTGGTGATAGACACCTACGTTCTCTGGAGGATAAAAGATCCAGAGACCTTCATAAAATCGCTAAAGAGTGTGAAACTCGCCCTTCCCAGGATCGATGATGTTGTTTACTCTCATGTGAGAAACATATTCGCAAAAGCAAACTTCGATGAGATCATTTCAGAAAAGAGAGAAGATCTGCTGAAGGAGGTTACTGCTCTCTCGAGAAAAGATTTGAAAGATTTTGGAATAGAAGTGGTTGATGTGAGGGTAAAACACGCCGATCTTCCAGTAGAAAACGAGCAAGCTGTTTACAACAGAATGAAGGCGGAAAGATACAGTATAGCGGCGCAGATCAGGGCAGAGGGAGAAAAAGAAGCAAGAACGATAAGAGCAGAGGCTGACAAAACAGCGAAGGTTTTGCTCGCAGAAGCCCAGGGCAAAGCAGAGCAAATAAAGGGAACGGGGGAAGCAAGTGCGCTAAAGATCTACGCGGAGGTTTTCTCCAAGGACAAGGATTTTTACGAGTTCTGGCGAACCATGGAAGTCTACAAATCCATCGAGGGAGGCTTCCTTCTTGTGGGAGACGAGCTCGATGCGTTGAAGTATTTGAAGTCGAACTGAGGGGGAGATCCCTCACTTCTTTTTCAAGAGAGCACTCACACTGAAAAGTACCCTAAACATCCAGATGTTGAACCTGTTTACTTTGTTCTTTCCTGGTCCACAGCCGAAATCTTTAACGGGTCTCAGGAATCTGTATCTTCCCGCGTTGTGAACGATGGGAATGATCTCTCCGTTTTGAAGGAAAAACTTCGAGTCTTTCACGTAGAACTTTTCTTTTGCAGTCGATGGAATGAAGTTGTACTT from Thermotoga sp. includes the following:
- the hflK gene encoding FtsH protease activity modulator HflK; amino-acid sequence: MKKYVWIVLGIVLGIYLLTGIYQVGPSEVALLKTFGRFSSVVPSGIHYHLPYPFQSYVTVDVTTVRKIEIGFRSVQMGDRISYEPVPEESVMITGDNNLVSVEAVVQYRVKDPVAYAFNITEADSIVRFTTESVLREKVAMRSIDDVLTTGRDEIGFETAQMLQEILDSYNCGVKVENVYLQEVVPPEPVVDAFDDVNNARQDKERLINEARKYANDVIPKAQGQAQEILRQAEAYAQEVYLKALGEAKRFEEILEEYTKAPEITRKRMLLDALQSILEKAGNKVIFVGSRETLNVLNISDLLKEMGK
- a CDS encoding protease modulator HflC; the encoded protein is MKAWVWPLMIILLIAGAILVFSSFYVLDQTQQAVVLRFGRIVSVETEPGLHFKQPFVDSVVRFDKRILLYDIEPEKIIASDKKTLVIDTYVLWRIKDPETFIKSLKSVKLALPRIDDVVYSHVRNIFAKANFDEIISEKREDLLKEVTALSRKDLKDFGIEVVDVRVKHADLPVENEQAVYNRMKAERYSIAAQIRAEGEKEARTIRAEADKTAKVLLAEAQGKAEQIKGTGEASALKIYAEVFSKDKDFYEFWRTMEVYKSIEGGFLLVGDELDALKYLKSN